One genomic segment of Polynucleobacter sp. MWH-UH2A includes these proteins:
- a CDS encoding DUF3460 family protein: MARYQSEFTQFLNELKTQKPHLEADQQAGRALLWDKEPLTVEDQRRAKAAKLKQRAYVYSND, from the coding sequence ATGGCAAGATACCAATCCGAATTCACCCAGTTCTTAAATGAACTGAAGACCCAAAAACCACATCTGGAGGCTGACCAACAAGCTGGTCGCGCCCTACTATGGGACAAGGAGCCTCTGACTGTCGAAGACCAACGTCGCGCCAAAGCAGCCAAACTCAAACAACGCGCCTACGTTTACTCGAATGACTGA